A single window of Montipora capricornis isolate CH-2021 chromosome 14, ASM3666992v2, whole genome shotgun sequence DNA harbors:
- the LOC138031904 gene encoding LOW QUALITY PROTEIN: neurochondrin-like (The sequence of the model RefSeq protein was modified relative to this genomic sequence to represent the inferred CDS: inserted 3 bases in 2 codons), protein MERKASHSVIESDSNLSLQKCILAINSARNDSERFAALLLVTKIVNSNSVESFGRRRLFEAIGFNFINRLLRSRRLPTECPHDVYRSLAFAILACFATDEEFLLHPDMISKIPLILKAVANKEKSESDSITADCYQILISLASSSTGCRYLSDKETFSTICHMARDMKCAHSKKAFDIVVCMVNNGIHGARLWEEDREILLDLLETLXQRFKEAEDKSKFEFCNDVVLFLASVEKSSFVETERLQWVDNICIGVAEVLRSKVSSHERDPAIVLVSLLIELVGMNLIIGRIQHGSPDLLILSTTIACIEIRMILDGSTLNNIVPRRAVLVSCYRILEEAINFVVVNSEAFNSSIESPLPKTLSGKLPKVYSLATEAMASIIHFLQSVADNXKEADLQRSQLVSASVRVLCAWMAEETSALQDGISKLLPFLLKLAKDL, encoded by the exons ATGGAGAGGAAAGCAAGCCATAGCGTCATTGAAAGTGACTCAAATTTGTCGCTTCAGAAGTGTATTTTAGCCATCAATTCGGCTAGAAATGACAGCGAACGATTCGCAGCGCTGCTTCTGGTTACAAAAATTGTCAACTCAAACTCTGTGGAGAGTTTTGGTCGCCGAAGACTTTTCGAAGCGATTGGTTTCAATTTCATCAACCGGTTGCTGCGTTCGAGAAGACTACCCACGGAATGTCCCCATGACGTTTACCGTTCGTTAGCTTTTGCTATTCTCGCTTGTTTTGCGACAGATGAAGAATTTCTCCTCCATCCGGACATGATTTCGAAGATTCCATTGATCTTGAAGGCCGTAGCGAACAAGGAGAAAAGCGAAAGCGATTCTATCACGGCTGATTGCTACCAAATACTTATTTCTCTGGCTTCTTCGTCGACAGGATGCCGCTATCTTTCCGACAAAGAGACATTTTCAACCATTTGTCACATGGCAAGGGATATGAAATGTGCGCATTCGAAGAAAGCGTTTGATATTGTTGTTTGCATGGTGAACAATGGAATACATGGTGCTCGCTTGTGGGAAGAAGATAGAGAGATACTCCTTGACCTCTTAGAGACTT AGCAGCGTTTTAAAGAAGCAGAAGACAAgtcaaaattcgaattttgcaATGAtgtcgttctttttttggcCAGTGTGGAGAAATCCTCGTTCGTGGAGACTGAAAGATTACAATGGGTGGATAACATATGCATTGGCGTGGCAGAAGTATTGCGCTCAAAAGTTTCTTCCCACGAAAGAGATCCGGCCATCGTTTTGGTTTCTCTGCTGATTGAACTTGTGGGGATGAACTTAATTATTGGGCGTATTCAACATGGATCGCCGGATCTGTTGATTTTAAGCACAACTATCGCTTGTATTGAGATAAGGATGATATTGGATGGGAGCACTTTAAACAATATCGTTCCAAGAAGAGCTGTTTTGGTCAGTTGTTACAGAATCCTAGAGGAAgcaattaattttgttgttgtaaacagtgAAGCGTTCAACTCCTCAATTGAAAGTCCTTTGCCGAAGACTTTAAGTGGTAAACTCCCAAAAGTTTATTCACTGGCCACTGAGGCAATGGCCTCCATCATCCACTTCCTCCAAAGTGTTGCCGACAA CAAGGAAGCTGATCTCCAACGAAGCCAGCTGGTTTCAGCCTCAGTGCGGGTCTTATGTGCCTGGATGGCGGAGGAAACTTCTGCACTTCAAGACGGAATCTCCAAACTGCTACCGTTTCTGCTTAAGTTGGCCAAGGATCTTTGA
- the LOC138031905 gene encoding uncharacterized protein — protein MKKRWIHAIRRDVGRFFRISGASKVCSLHFKLSDISKGLGGRMSLKTSAVPSIFAWKQTSPRKRPPPTERPYQQQRKDMPKSVPEKECFSVSSEPKILLSKTPEAVNDIPETGFPNYKVFLASFEYLDPGDNGENVRYWLSCDNEIPSEHYENPAQLGVKRGRPRSLKPQEEFFLTLCRLRQGFAETHLSHLFNVSQATISRIIISWINFMYLRFGVVNIWPSREAINTTMPEDFRKAYPSTRVIIDCTEVKCAMPSSLLLNSELFSTYKNHTTLKGLVGISPSGAITFISQLYTGSMSDREIVERSGILDLPFTEGDSVMADKGFTISDILPLGVSLNIPPFLGTSTQMPRKML, from the exons ATGAAAAAACGATGGATACATGCTATACGTAGAGATGTTGGTAGATTTTTTCGCATCTCCGGGGCATCGAAAGTGTGTTCGTTGCATTTCAAGCTCAGTGACATATCGAAGGGTCTTGGTGGACGAATGTCTCTGAAGACAAGTGCAGTTCCGTCGATATTTGCTTGGAAACAAACTTCACCACGAAAGCGGCCGCCCCCTACCGAAAGGCCTTATCAACAACAGCGAAAAGACATGCCGAAATCTGTCCCAGAAAAAGAGTGTTTTTCAGTGTCTTCGGAGCCTAAAATATTACTCAGCAAAACACCTGAAGCTGTAAACGATATTCCTGAAACAG GTTTTCCTAACTACAAAGTATTCCTGGCATCCTTTGAATATTTAGACCCGGGAGATAATGGAGAAAATGTCAGATACTGGTTGTCATGTGATAATGAGATACCCTCAGAACATTACGAGAATCCAGCGCAATTAGGTGTAAAGAGAGGTAGACCAAGATCACTCAAACCACAAGAAGAATTTTTTCTCACTTTGTGTCGCTTGAGACAGGGATTTGCAGAAACCCACCTTTCCCACCTGTTTAATGTTTCTCAGGCAACTATTAGTAGGATCATTATTAGTTGGATCAATTTTATGTATCTTCGATTTGGAGTGGTTAACATTTGGCCATCAAGAGAAGCCATTAACACAACAATGCCTGAAGACTTCAGGAAGGCATATCCCAGTACACGCGTTATCATTGACTGTACAGAAGTGAAGTGTGCAATGCCCAGTAGCTTGTTGCTGAATAGTGAGTTGTTCAGTACCTACAAGAATCATACTACACTAAAGGGGCTAGTGGGAATCTCTCCATCTGGTGCCATTACATTCATAAGCCAACTGTATACAGGTAGTATGTCAGACAGAGAAATTGTAGAAAGGTCAGGCATACTTGACCTGCCATTTACTGAAGGAGACTCTGTGATGGCAGATAAAGGTTTTACTATAAGTGACATCTTACCTTTAGGTGTGTCTTTGAACATTCCACCATTCCTGGGAACATCCACACAAATGCCCCGGAAGATGTTGTAA